One part of the Raphanus sativus cultivar WK10039 chromosome 7, ASM80110v3, whole genome shotgun sequence genome encodes these proteins:
- the LOC108827670 gene encoding uncharacterized protein LOC108827670 — protein sequence MDPWVENQERKEMKKMKKHFDMLQFICDAEHGIPTSCPCGGRIVDEVSTNPTDKDFLPGRRYFTCNEYKNDGFHFRQPWVLGVEEEVRSLRQDVDKMAEEMHKMAEEIAQLKDLLTRK from the exons ATGGATCCATGGGTTGAGAATCAGGAaaggaaggagatgaagaagatgaagaaacatTTTGACATGCTTCAGTTTATTTGCGATGCTGAACACGGGATTCCAACTTCGTGCCCATGTGGGGGACGAATCGTCGACGAGGTTTCTACTAATCCAACAGATAAGGATTTTCTACCAGGCCGAAGGTACTTCACTTGTAATGAGTACAAG AATGATGGGTTCCACTTCCGTCAACCATGGGTTCTCGGGGTTGAGGAAGAGGTTCGCTCCTTAAGGCAGGATGTGGACAAAATGGCTGAAGAGATGCACAAAATGGCTGAAGAAATTGCTCAGCTTAAGGACCTTCTTACCCGTAAATGA
- the LOC108817870 gene encoding ethylene-responsive transcription factor CRF6-like, producing MERRTRRVKFTEHCTVKPVAAKPSNGSPRVVRIAYTDPFATDSSSDDENDNNNLTVASPTPRVKRYVEEIRFGETKPKAARKTRCKAEKGGRVERKADVSTNPVKYRGVRQRRWGSFAAEIRDSSTRTRIWLGTFATAEEAAVAYDRAAIRLKGHNALTNFLTPPPPPSPEETPPVIDLKTVSRCDSVKQQSLCSPTSVLRFNVKEETEYRTELETEPIDLAAEVKPTAVESLFQDPYSLPELSLAGEYFWVSEFPPEPLFLDEIEITEPVANRKEDNEPEDFSFHLCGDFDASPWDVDDFFEPD from the coding sequence ATGgagagaagaacaagaagagtaAAGTTCACGGAACATTGCACGGTCAAACCCGTGGCAGCTAAGCCATCCAACGGCTCTCCGAGAGTGGTCCGAATCGCTTACACAGACCCTTTCGCCACAGACTCATCTAGCGACGACGAAAACGACAACAACAACCTTACGGTGGCTTCTCCAACTCCGAGAGTGAAACGTTACGTGGAGGAGATCAGGTTCGGCGAAACCAAACCCAAGGCGGCGAGGAAAACTAGATGCAAGGCGGAGAAAGGCGGCCGCGTCGAGAGGAAGGCTGACGTGTCGACGAATCCCGTAAAGTACAGAGGCGTGAGGCAGAGACGGTGGGGGTCCTTCGCGGCGGAGATAAGGGATTCCTCGACGCGGACTCGGATTTGGTTAGGGACTTTCGCCACGGCGGAGGAGGCCGCCGTCGCTTACGACCGAGCCGCGATTCGTCTCAAAGGTCACAACGCTCTGACTAATTTTCtcactcctcctcctcctccttcgccGGAGGAAACGCCGCCGGTTATCGATCTGAAAACGGTTTCCCGGTGCGATTCGGTGAAGCAGCAGAGCCTCTGTTCTCCGACCTCTGTTCTTCGATTCAACGTCAAAGAGGAAACGGAGTATCGGACGGAGCTGGAGACGGAACCAATCGATCTGGCGGCGGAGGTGAAGCCGACCGCGGTAGAGAGTCTGTTCCAGGATCCGTATTCGTTGCCGGAGTTGTCTCTCGCCGGCGAGTATTTCTGGGTTTCTGAGTTTCCTCCGGAGCCTCTGTTTCTGGATGAAATCGAAATCACTGAACCGGTCGCGAACCGGAAAGAAGATAACGAACCGGAAGATTTCTCGTTCCATTTGTGTGGAGATTTCGATGCATCTCCATGGGATGTCGACGATTTCTTCGAGCCTGATTAA
- the LOC130498042 gene encoding uncharacterized protein LOC130498042, protein MLKSVIPDSSELVFMSERNQSLIFAIGSVFPEAHHGHCLWHLKEKVKWHAGNVNKVIVGHKFMELGRYYTVDDFNSAYDSFEKRYPTVYKYVQEHTEKDKWARVFFPRDRYNFDTINSVESMKSVFKEATTWALIPMLDCTVRKFSDWFTQRKEAVSRSIDTSLVPLVENYLHGLWDVAQKLSVREINSYELKYEITDTAGKMFWASLVEKSCTCKVWDYEKFPCLHGLAAYIYFTTNVDGGLNIHELCSKYYWTELWALAYDRTLCVVPDMSSWNVPDQIKEVKIIPPDRIRRKGRKRVG, encoded by the coding sequence ATGCTTAAAAGTGTTATACCAGACTCTTCTGAACTGGTTTTCATGAGTGAAAGAAATCAGAGTCTGATCTTCGCTATAGGAAGCGTGTTTCCAGAGGCTCACCATGGGCATTGTTTATGGCATTTGAAGGAAAAGGTGAAATGGCATGCTGGTAACGTCAACAAGGTTATAGTCGGACATAAATTTATGGAGTTGGGCAGATATTACACGGTGGATGACTTCAACTCTGCTTACGACTCATTTGAAAAAAGATATCCTACTGTGTACAAGTATGTGCAGGAACATACTGAAAAGGACAAATGGGCAAGAGTTTTTTTCCCACGTGACAGGTACAACTTCGATACAATCAACAGTGTGGAATCAATGAAGAGCGTGTTTAAAGAGGCAACGACGTGGGCATTAATACCAATGTTGGATTGTACCGTCAGGAAATTCTCTGATTGGTTCACTCAACGGAAGGAAGCTGTTTCTAGATCAATCGATACAAGCCTGGTGCCTCTGGTTGAGAACTACTTGCACGGTCTATGGGATGTTGCACAAAAGCTATCTGTACGGGAGATTAATAGTTATGAGCTTAAGTACGAGATCACTGACACTGCTGGAAAGATGTTTTGGGCGAGCTTGGTTGAAAAATCTTGTACTTGCAAGGTGTGGGATTATGAAAAGTTTCCTTGCCTGCACGGACTGGCAGCTTACATCTATTTCACTACGAATGTTGATGGCGGCCTTAATATCCATGAGCTGTGCTCAAAATACTATTGGACGGAATTGTGGGCTTTGGCGTATGACAGGACACTTTGTGTTGTGCCCGACATGTCTTCTTGGAATGTACCAGATCAGATTAAGGAGGTGAAGATCATACCTCCGGATCGCATCAGGAGGAAGGGAAGGAAAAGAGTTGGATGA
- the LOC108834223 gene encoding pentatricopeptide repeat-containing protein At3g60980, mitochondrial-like, with protein sequence MSLIRRIMLGRRSFCTTVARKAEDIMKNPDCRSWQLSWRVSYLANSIGDLDTAARYSRLAVFSKPDDEPEVTVHTCETIIGSMVRAKRHKDAYDLYDYFFNKHTLKPNSRCCNHIIESRLQQGLVDEALDFHRTVKSMVPDHPSEASLRVLTKGLVHSGRFDLAQALLKGSSEMFPDHVAFNNLIKGFLDVGNLDKANHLFEQFKRSLSSSIANHKFTWDFFYRGYPRYENRVAFLMVTFMEYWFKQGKEVEAMECYNQSVLSNKLLVCPETGNALLEVLLKYGQKSHAWALYNDMLAQCTTCLDYVTVRIMVNECFDMGRCSEAIETYYKATAKVSYLSNEYIILRCCENGMLSEAESLLAYSIGRGDKFIKATTFKTIMNAYIKAGKIDDALKTSNTMFDVALKEVCEWFNPL encoded by the coding sequence aTGTCCCTGATCCGCCGCATCATGCTTGGTCGGCGCAGCTTCTGCACCACCGTGGCAAGAAAAGCTGAGGACATAATGAAAAATCCAGATTGCCGTTCTTGGCAGCTAAGCTGGAGAGTCAGCTACCTCGCCAATTCTATTGGCGACTTAGACACGGCAGCTAGGTACTCTCGTTTGGCTGTCTTCAGCAAACCCGACGACGAACCGGAGGTCACAGTCCATACATGTGAAACCATCATCGGAAGCATGGTGCGTGCTAAAAGACACAAGGACGCTTACGATCTCTACGATTACTTCTTCAACAAGCATACGCTCAAACCCAACAGCAGATGCTGCAACCACATCATCGAGTCTCGTCTACAACAAGGTCTTGTTGACGAAGCTCTTGATTTCCACCGAACCGTCAAGAGTATGGTTCCTGACCACCCAAGTGAAGCTAGTTTAAGGGTATTGACTAAAGGTTTAGTCCATTCTGGTCGATTTGACCTAGCTCAAGCCTTGCTTAAGGGCAGCTCTGAAATGTTTCCTGATCACGTCGCGTTCAACAATCTGATTAAAGGGTTTTTGGATGTTGGGAATTTAGACAAGGCCAATCACTTGTTTGAACAATTCAAACGATCGTTGTCTTCTAGTATTGCTAATCACAAGTTTACATGGGATTTTTTCTATCGAGGATATCCACGATATGAAAACAGAGTCGCATTCCTGATGGTCACATTCATGGAGTACTGGTTTAAGCAAGGTAAAGAGGTGGAAGCTATGGAGTGTTACAACCAGTCTGTTCTTTCAAACAAGTTACTTGTTTGTCCAGAAACTGGCAACGCCCTTTTGGAAGTCCTGCTCAAGTACGGACAAAAATCACATGCTTGGGCATTGTACAATGATATGTTAGCTCAATGCACAACCTGCTTGGACTATGTTACGGTTCGGATAATGGTGAACGAGTGTTTTGATATGGGTCGGTGTAGCGAGGCAATCGAGACCTACTACAAGGCGACAGCCAAGGTCAGCTACTTAAGTAACGAATACATTATCTTAAGGTGTTGCGAAAACGGTATGTTGTCGGAAGCTGAGTCTCTCCTTGCGTATTCAATTGGTCGTGGTGACAAATTCATTAAAGCCACCACTTTCAAAACTATCATGAACGCTTATATCAAGGCCGGAAAAATCGATGACGCTCTTAAAACCTCCAACACAATGTTTGACGTGGCTCTAAAGGAAGTCTGCGAATGGTTTAACCCACTCTAA